Proteins co-encoded in one Prunus persica cultivar Lovell chromosome G6, Prunus_persica_NCBIv2, whole genome shotgun sequence genomic window:
- the LOC18774213 gene encoding casein kinase II subunit alpha-2, whose amino-acid sequence MLQHMIYAHNPAIPLRFLLVCTLVALRAPVAHPPIVRTPSPCPPHETQSPPTAKATHQISASDNLGGAAMSKARVYADVNVIRPKEYWDYESLTVQWGDQDDYEVVRKVGRGKYSEVFEGINVNTNERCIIKILKPVKKKKIKREIKILQNLCGGPNVVKLLDIVRDQHSKTPSLIFEFVNSTDFKVLYPTLTDYDIRYYIYELLKALDYCHSQGIMHRDVKPHNVMIDHELRKLRLIDWGLAEFYHPGKEYNVRVASRYFKGPELLVDLQDYDYSLDMWSLGCMFAGMIFRKEPFFYGHDNHDQLVKIAKVLGTDELNAYLNKYHLELDPQLDALVGRHSRKPWSKFINADNQHLVSPEAIDFLDKLLRYDHQDRLTAKEAMGHPYFSQVRAAESSRMRT is encoded by the exons ATGCTACAGCACATGATATATGCGCACAATCCAGCAATACCTCTTCGCTTCCTGCTAGTGTGCACCCTTGTTGCCTTGCGTGCGCCTGTCGCGCACCCTCCTATCGTGCGCACCCCCTCCCCCTGCCCTCCTCACGAGACACAGTCTCCCCCTACCGCCAAAGCCACTCATCAGATCTCGGCTTCTGATAATCTCGGAGGAGCAGCCATGTCCAAAGCTCGTGTCTACGCTGACGTCAATGTCATCCGCCCTAAAGAGTACTGGGACTACGAGTCCCTCACCGTTCAATGGGG tgATCAAGATGATTATGAAGTTGTACGGAAAGTAGGAAGGGGAAAATACAGCGAGGTCTTCGAAGGCATAAATGTCAATACGAATGAGCGCTGCATAATCAAGATCCTCAAGCCtgttaagaagaagaag ATTAAGAGAGAGATAAAAATTCTCCAGAACCTTTGTGGGGGACCGAATGTCGTCAAGCTTCTTGACATTGTCCGAGATCAGCACTCAAAAACTCCAAGCTTGATATTTGAGTTTGTGAACAGTACTGATTTCAAAGTTTTGTACCCCACACTGACTGATTATGACATACGCTACTACATATATGAGCTTCTCAAG GCATTAGATTACTGCCATTCACAAGGAATAATGCATAGAGATGTCAAGCCTCACAATGTTATGATAGACCATGAATTGCGAAAACTTCGCTTGATAGACTGGGGACTTGCTGAATTTTACCACCCTGGAAAGGAATATAATGTCCGTGTAGCTTCAAG ATACTTTAAAGGTCCTGAACTTCTAGTCGATTTGCAAGATTACGACTATTCTCTGGACATGTGGAGCCTGGGTTGTATGTTTGCTGGAATG ATATTTCGCAAGGAACCTTTCTTTTATGGCCATGACAACCATGACCAGCTGGTCAAAATTGCCAAG GTACTTGGGACTGATGAGTTGAATGCATATCTGAACAAGTACCATTTAGAGCTTGATCCTCAACTTGATGCACTTGTGGGGAG GCACAGCAGGAAGCCCTGGTCGAAGTTTATTAATGCAGATAATCAGCATCTAGTTTCTCCAGAG GCCATCGATTTTCTGGATAAACTTCTTCGGTATGATCATCAAGACAGGCTAACTGCAAAAGAGGCAATG GGGCATCCATATTTCTCACAAGTGAGGGCAGCAGAAAGCAGCAGGATGCGGACGTAA
- the LOC18772279 gene encoding uncharacterized protein At2g23090 has translation MGGGNGQKAKMAREKNLEKQKAAGKGSQLKTNEKAMSIQCKVCMQAFMCTTSEVKCREHAEAKHPKSDVYACFPHLKK, from the exons ATGGGAGGAGGCAACGGTCAAAAGGCCAAGATGGCACGTGAGAAGAACTTGGAGAAGCAGAAAGCCGCCGGCAAGG GAAGCCAGCTTAAAACAAACGAGAAAGCCATGTCCATCCAG TGCAAGGTGTGTATGCAAGCATTTATGTGCACCACATCAGAGGTGAAGTGCAGGGAACATGCTGAAGCAAAGCATCCCAAGTCTGATGTGTACGCTTGTTTCCCTCATCTCAAGAAATGA
- the LOC18774295 gene encoding acyl-CoA-binding domain-containing protein 3 — MELLPDFLFTVVFSLLMAFWLSFVLPLVLSMCPSRDANDHVGKRRVLYECESPVEPEIHDWRSEIRGGFVEKVVKVEEFIGEEPKEESFLLQDFVDESCGSPKGHEGSKTDEYEVCGEVRVVCLSEKSVEDESSGGHGGLCGCSENMVDQSSERHEFGEIEVDLTKNEVGIFESEDIKFPECDGSDHEADRARESVVDGVEKEGLLGEEDDWEGIERTELERLFGAAVVFVGSKSNAERSLCVGSDVKTRLDGLHKIATRGPCFEPQPMAFKVSARAKWNAWQQLGNMSAEVAMEQYITLLSERVPGWMQDVHGDAQAYEKIASDLKTLVQNQSEPAGERKVEELKPDFKGLDN; from the exons ATGGAGCTTCTtcctgattttttatttacagttgttttttctctcttgatGGCTTTTTGGCTTTCTTTCGTTCTCCCTCTGGTTCTTTCTATGTGTCCAAGCAGGGATGCCAATGACCATGTGGGGAAAAGAAGGGTTCTTTATGAGTGTGAATCTCCGGTTGAACCCGAAATTCATGACTGGAGAAGTGAGATACGAGGTGGGTTTGTTGAAAAAGTTGTGAAAGTTGAGGAATTTATAGGTGAAGAACCAAAAGAGGAAAGTTTTCTACTTCAAGATTTTGTTGATGAAAGTTGTGGATCGCCGAAGGGACATGAGGGTTCAAAGACTGATGAATATGAAGTTTGCGGAGAAGTTCGAGTTGTTTGTTTGTCAGAGAAGAGTGTTGAAGATGAGAGTTCTGGTGGGCATGGTGGTCTATGCGGGTGCTCAGAGAACATGGTTGATCAAAGTTCTGAGAGGCATGAATTTGGAGAAATTGAGGTAGATTTGACAAAAAACGAAGTGGGAATCTTTGAAAGTGAAGATATCAAATTTCCAGAGTGTGATGGCAGTGATCATGAAGCTGATCGAGCCAGAGAGAGTGTAGTAGATGGTGTGGAAAAGGAGGGGTTGCTTGGTGAGGAGGATGATTGGGAGGGAATAGAAAGAACTGAATTGGAGAGGCTTTTTGGTGCTGCAGTGGTGTTTGTTGGGTCTAAGAGTAATGCTGAGAGAAGTTTATGTGTTGGAAGTGATGTGAAGACGAGGTTAGATGGGCTTCACAAGATTGCCACTCGAGGGCCTTGCTTTGAACCCCAACCTATGGCATTCAAGGTCTCTGCACGAGCAAAATG GAATGCTTGGCAACAACTCGGAAACATGAGTGCAGAGGTAGCGATGGAGCAGTATATCACACTTCTTTCAGAAAGAGTTCCTGGGTGGATGCAAGATGTTCACGGT GATGCCCAAGCGTATGAGAAGATAGCTTCTGATCTGAAGACATTGGTGCAAAACCAATCAGAACCTGCAGGGGAAAG AAAAGTGGAAGAACTAAAGCCTGATTTTAAAGGTTTAGATAATTGA
- the LOC18772420 gene encoding molybdate-anion transporter, producing the protein MGVVIESSVWEPNPGLYIFIFFASLFSILAFPYASNKYSSTGSSSSSSSKAPSLFDHGISPTASSLRFQRNFLLIYSLASVMEGLWSVFGEFELAYYGLSREQMMFSLCVGFAASLLIGSFLGVLSDVIGPKKVCFLFCILHLFLGLWKRIIDHPSVLATSICLSLAASIFSFSFETWMVVQHEEQGHRQDMLSETFWLMSFFESASLIGSQVLSNWLIGNNVDKNMASHSTAAIFLAIIALVCLLRGWTETPQKVALKEYRASFSKYVFGDKRIWLLVWAQACLHFSVAVFWILWAPIIVADGREVHLGLIYPCFLGSRMLGSTIFPWLISGLSSLRTEDCLVYAFIIMGLVLSITAYDYQEIGVLVTLFCIFHAGLGMIFPSLARLRTMYVPNALRGGMISLSQAPANAAILLFLVQGKYYNNIGNSTIIAFAALGLFTAAGCMHVLKRYGKQPYHNWRKL; encoded by the exons ATGGGGGTGGTGATTGAAAGCTCTGTTTGGGAGCCAAATCCTGGCCTTTacatattcatcttcttcgcctctctcttctccatcCTCGCCTTCCCTTATGCTTCAAACAAGTACAGCAGCActggcagcagcagcagcagctccaGCAAAGCTCCGTCGCTCTTCGACCATGGAATCTCCCCCACCGCCTCCTCTCTCCGCTTCCAGAGGAACTTCCTTCTTATCTATTCTCTTGCCTCAG TGATGGAGGGACTGTGGTCTGTATTTGGTGAGTTTGAGTTAGCTTACTACGGTTTAAGCAGAGAGCAAATGATGTTTTCTCTCTGTGTTGGATTTGCAGCTTCTCTTTTAATTGGTTCCTTCTTAGGCGTACTTTCCGATGTAAT AGGTCCAAAGAAAGTTTGTTTCCTCTTTTGCATTCTACACCTCTTTCTTGGCTTGTGGAAGAGAATTATTGATCATCCGAGCGTTTTGGCGACGAGTATTTGTTTGTCTCTCGCAGCTTCgattttttctttcagtttCGAGACGTGGATGGTAGTTCAACATGAAGAG CAAGGGCACAGGCAAGATATGTTGAGTGAGACtttttggttgatgagtttCTTTGAGTCCGCATCTCTCATTGGAAGCCAGGTGCTTTCAAATTGGCTCATTGGTAATAATGTGGACAAAAACATGGCATCTCATTCCACTGCAGCCATCTTCTTGGCAATAATTGCCTTGGTTTGTCTTCTCAGAGGATGGACAGAAACCCCACAGAAAGTAGCTCTTAAGGAGTATAGGGCGTCTTTCTCTAAATATGTTTTTGGTG ATAAAAGAATATGGCTTTTGGTGTGGGCACAGGCATGCCTTCACTTCTCTGTAGCAGTCTTCTGGATACTATGGGCCCCTATTATAGTG GCTGATGGACGAGAAGTGCACCTAGGGTTGATATATCCATGTTTTTTGGGCTCAAGAATGCTTGGAAGCACAATATTTCCGTGGCTCATTAGTGGACTGTCATCCCTGAGAACTGAGGATTGCCTAGTATATGCATTCATTATAATGGGGCTTGTCTTGTCCATAACAGCGTATGATTATCAG GAAATTGGAGTATTAGTGACATTATTTTGCATATTTCATGCCGGTCTTGGCATGATTTTTCCTTCACTAGCCAGATTGAGGACAAT GTATGTGCCTAATGCACTGCGTGGGGGGATGATAAGCCTTTCTCAAGCCCCAGCAAATGCAGCAATTCTGCTTTTTCTGGTGCAA GGAAAATACTACAATAACATTGGGAACTCAACAATCATAGCGTTTGCTGCCCTTGGACTATTCACAGCAGCTGGTTGCATGCATGTCTTGAAGCGATACGGGAAGCAACCATATCACAACTGGCGTAAACTCTGA
- the LOC18774339 gene encoding probable prolyl 4-hydroxylase 9 has product MRAKSGKGNWSSKFKLKSKLGLPTTFILCSFFFLAGFYGSSLLSQDVGGGDNRLRTRLLETEYTSMPYGETGDDSLTSIPFQVLSWYPRALYFPNFATAEQCESIIGMAKPSLKPSTLALREGETEENTKDIRTSSGMFLSASDDKSGTLDVIEEKIARATMLPRTYGEAFNILRYEIGQKYNSHYDAFHPDQYGPQKSQRVASFLLYLTDVEEGGETMFPYENGSNMDGNYDFRECVGLKVKPRKGDGLLFYSLLPNGTIDMLSIHGGCPVIEGEKWVATKWIRDQEQED; this is encoded by the exons aTGAGAGCCAAAAGCGGGAAAGGGAATTGGAGCTCCAAGTTCAAGTTGAAGTCCAAACTTGGGTTACCAACCACCTTCATCTTAtgctccttcttcttcctcgctGGCTTCTACGGCTCATCTCTCCTCTCTCAG GATGTGGGGGGTGGTGATAATAGGCTAAGAACGAGACTGTTGGAAACAGAGTATACTTCGATGCCTTATGGAGAGACCGGTGACGATTCTTTAACTTCCATTCCCTTTCAG GTCTTGAGTTGGTATCCGCGTGCACtatattttcctaattttGCAACTGCGGAGCAATGTGAAAGCATAATCGGTATGGCCAAGCCAAGCCTTAAACCATCAACTTTGGCTTTGCGAGAGGGTGAGACAGAGGAGAACACGAAGGATATACGAACAAG TTCTGGCATGTTTCTTTCTGCTTCTGATGATAAATCTGGGACTCTGGATGTAATTGAGGAAAAGATTGCAAGAGCAACAATGCTTCCCAGGACCTATGGAGAG GCATTCAACATCTTACGCTATGAGATCGGTCAGAAGTATAATTCTCATTACGATGCGTTCCACCCTGATCAATATGGTCCACAGAAGAGCCAAAGG GTTGCATCATTCTTGTTGTATTTAACTGATGTTGAAGAAGGTGGTGAAACCATGTTTCCTTATGAG AATGGCTCAAACATGGATGGAAACTATGATTTTCGGGAATGTGTTGGTTTGAAAGTGAAGCCACGCAAAGGGGAtggacttttattttattcattgcTCCCAAATGGTACAATTGATATG TTATCAATACATGGGGGCTGTCCTGTAATTGAAGGGGAAAAATGGGTGGCTACAAAGTGGATCAGGGATCAAGAACAAGAGGATTAG
- the LOC18774243 gene encoding uncharacterized protein ycf36, translating to MLRADVYCSPLYSPPQVKLVKVGSSSSSWLIQYRSARRLPKGVSVKALKDEAGGETSGFRGQSWDPGSEIEVPYEQRPVNEYSSLKDGVLYSWGELGPGPFLLRLGGLWLVTFTTLGVPIAAASFNPSRDPLKFALAAGTGTLFVVSLIVLRIYLGWSYVGDRLLSAVIPYEESGWYDGQMWVKPPEVLARDRLLGSYKVKPVIKLLKQTLVGTGALLVTGALLFIFATPVEDFIHTTFGIKDNSSNVSASKISTKFSIRKEELLKLPTDVRSDDDLAAAAAEAADGRPVYCRDRFYRALAGGQYCKWEDLLK from the exons ATGCTCCGGGCAGATGTATATTGCTCTCCGCTTTACAGTCCTCCACAGGTCAAGTTAGTGAAGGTTGGTAGCAGCTCCAGCTCATGGCTGATCCAATACCGCAGTGCTCGAAGGCTACCCAAGGGGGTTTCTGTCAAAGCCTTGAAAGATGAGGCAGGCGGGGAAACAAGCGGTTTCCGTGGCCAGAGTTGGGATCCTGGGTCAGAAATCGAGGTTCCTTATGAACAAAGGCCG GTGAATGAGTACTCATCTCTGAAGGACGGAGTTTTATACTCGTGGGGTGAACTGGGACCTGGGCCTTTCCTCCTTCGTCTTGGAGGTTTGTGGTTGGTTACTTTCACAACTCTAGGAGTGCCTATTGCAGCTGCAAGCTTTAATCCATCAAGG GATCCTCTAAAATTTGCGCTAGCTGCTGGAACTGGAACTCTTTTTGTTGTATCGTTGATCGTCTTAAGAATTTATCTG GGATGGAGTTATGTTGGTGATCGACTACTATCAGCAGTCATACCTTACGAAGAGAGTGGCTGGTATGATGGACAAATGTGGGTAAAGCCACCTGAG GTCTTGGCTCGTGATAGACTATTGGGCTCTTACAAG GTTAAACCCGTCATCAAATTGCTGAAACAGACTCTAGTTGGAACAGGGGCATTACTTGTCACAGGAGCGTTGCTGTTTATCTTTGCTACACCGGTGGAGGATTTCATTCACACCACATTTGGCATAAAAGATAACTCATCAAATGTTTCCGCCTCAAAGATCAGCACAAAGTTCAGCATAAG AAAAGAGGAGTTGCTAAAATTGCCTACGGACGTGAGGTCTGATGATGATCTAGCAGCAGCCGCTGCTGAGGCTGCTGATGGAAGACCAGTCTACTGCAGAGATAGGTTTTATCGTGCATTAGCTGGTGGGCAGTACTGCAAATGGGAGGATCTACTTAAGTGA